The following are encoded together in the Dickeya lacustris genome:
- a CDS encoding PTS mannose transporter subunit IID: MSDTATGAETKKQLTRGDIRNVFLRSNLFQGSWNFERMQALGFCFSMVPAIRRLYPENSPERRQAIKRHLEFFNTHPFVAAPILGVTLAMEEQRANGAPIDDGAINGLKVGLMGPLAGVGDPIFWGTARPVFAALGAGLAMNGSLLGPLLFFVLFNVVRLLVRYSGIAYGYRKGANIVSDMGGGLLQKMTEGASILGLFVMGALVNKWTHVNIPLVVSRVTDQNGQTTVTTVQSILDQLMPGVVPLLLTFGCMWLLRRKINALWLIISFFILGIVGYWGGLLGL; the protein is encoded by the coding sequence ATGTCAGATACGGCAACTGGTGCAGAGACAAAAAAACAATTAACCCGTGGCGATATTCGCAACGTTTTTCTACGCTCAAATCTCTTTCAGGGTTCATGGAATTTTGAACGTATGCAAGCGTTGGGATTTTGTTTTTCTATGGTTCCGGCGATTCGCCGACTCTACCCGGAGAATTCGCCTGAACGCAGACAAGCGATTAAACGCCATCTGGAATTTTTTAATACACACCCGTTCGTCGCCGCGCCCATATTAGGCGTCACACTGGCAATGGAGGAGCAGCGTGCCAATGGCGCCCCCATTGATGACGGCGCGATTAATGGTTTAAAAGTGGGCCTCATGGGGCCGTTAGCAGGTGTAGGCGACCCGATATTTTGGGGTACGGCGCGTCCGGTATTTGCCGCTTTGGGAGCGGGGCTTGCCATGAATGGCAGCTTACTAGGGCCGCTGCTGTTTTTCGTTTTATTCAATGTTGTGCGTTTACTGGTGCGCTATTCCGGTATTGCTTACGGCTACCGCAAAGGCGCGAATATAGTCAGCGACATGGGGGGCGGGCTGCTGCAAAAAATGACTGAAGGCGCGTCTATTCTGGGGTTATTCGTCATGGGGGCGCTGGTCAACAAATGGACGCATGTCAATATTCCACTGGTTGTCTCTCGGGTCACTGACCAGAATGGGCAGACAACCGTAACCACGGTTCAATCCATTCTGGATCAATTAATGCCAGGTGTAGTGCCTTTGTTATTAACGTTCGGCTGCATGTGGCTGCTGCGACGTAAAATTAATGCGCTCTGGTTAATTATCAGTTTCTTTATTCTCGGTATCGTTGGTTATTGGGGCGGATTATTGGGGCTGTAA
- a CDS encoding PTS mannose/fructose/sorbose transporter subunit IIC, translating to MAITTFHIVMIFIVACISGMGSILDEFQFHRPLVACTLIGLVLGDIKTGIIIGGTLEMIALGWMNIGAAMAPDAALASIISTILVIAGGQSIGAGIALAIPLAAAGQVLTIMVRTLTIAFQHAADSAAERGNLSAISWIHVSALLLQAMRIAIPAVIVTVSVGTQAVHTLLSSIPDVVTTGLNIAGGMIVVVGYAMVINMMRAGYLMPFFYLGFVTAAFTNFNLVALGVIGIVMAVLYIQLNPKYHKPQNIATLSNNDLDNELD from the coding sequence ATGGCGATCACCACATTTCACATCGTGATGATATTTATTGTGGCCTGTATTTCTGGTATGGGCTCTATTCTTGACGAGTTTCAGTTTCATCGTCCACTTGTCGCTTGCACGCTAATAGGGCTGGTGCTTGGCGATATCAAAACCGGGATCATTATCGGCGGCACGCTGGAGATGATAGCGCTAGGTTGGATGAACATTGGCGCGGCCATGGCACCGGATGCGGCGCTGGCATCAATCATCTCGACGATTCTGGTCATTGCGGGCGGGCAAAGCATCGGTGCCGGTATTGCCCTCGCGATTCCATTGGCAGCCGCAGGTCAGGTGTTGACGATCATGGTACGCACTTTGACCATCGCTTTTCAGCATGCGGCTGACAGCGCCGCCGAGCGCGGTAATCTGTCTGCCATCAGTTGGATTCACGTTAGCGCGCTGCTGCTACAAGCCATGCGCATCGCCATTCCCGCCGTTATCGTTACCGTGTCCGTAGGTACGCAGGCCGTACATACGCTGCTGTCATCAATTCCCGACGTTGTCACCACCGGCCTCAATATCGCCGGCGGCATGATTGTCGTCGTCGGTTATGCGATGGTGATTAATATGATGCGTGCCGGCTACCTTATGCCCTTTTTCTATTTAGGGTTTGTTACCGCTGCCTTTACCAATTTTAATCTGGTCGCTCTCGGCGTTATTGGCATCGTTATGGCTGTGCTTTATATCCAGCTTAACCCGAAATATCACAAACCCCAGAACATCGCGACGTTATCAAACAACGACCTTGATAATGAACTGGATTAA